Proteins found in one Oncorhynchus mykiss isolate Arlee chromosome 3, USDA_OmykA_1.1, whole genome shotgun sequence genomic segment:
- the LOC110520669 gene encoding uncharacterized protein LOC110520669 produces the protein MDISLTISLMRGQMGTVIERAVSAAVETVLGEMLRVVGIKFDELKMEVVAKEKEAENIRQMLEISRSQIKTMRKHMNALDENAHSATYQTYRTAFGHSDPRRIHGSSEAALSSGLPQPPRRTVPNNNQIPTTNGNVQARNRVTITIPSENMVRATQPSDNLVRATQPSDNLVRATQPSDNLVRATQPSDNLVRATQPSDHLVRATQPSDNMVTVRATSTSFDSHDDLTTVISPTLEDRTLTPTVSAMNSSSEHLEPLKEEPPALLDPKVSDESQRREEEEECQAEWTISTQPPETSTDPGAQLVLSPPRTDGADCSARSVLPSSQPLSQFQVKEEEAEVEIICIKQEPEEVETLLINLAAEGFNSQGNLLDRQTQGNLLLDSHRTIPGSQSQRDRRAPCPPQSQRTLAENTPFTSADSCSYGLSQAVMSMSGVAPRPMVRPWPKDLSLYEEFKMRRTELRRRSQTRQREMEKNLPQPLLADLVKERREKTRLRVARWRAKRKLQACLLTQMTQQTQHQQTGPGLGQGNSLNSGLGNHSQISHHTQHKTTGPTQTPQRNNAAVSQSQYNNSFLYNRSHCETGAGNVNYPPLQFNSSSLMLGQHGGHNMVEHIMQPTMTSSSQQGLSLTDSELYQ, from the exons ATGGATATCAGTCTAACAATTTCCCTAATGCGGGGACAGATGGGTACCGTGATAGAGAGAGCGGTTAGTGCCGCTGTTGAGACGGTGTTGGGAGAGATGCTTAGAGTGGTCGGCATTAAATTCGACGAGCTGAAGATGGAGGTAGTAGCTAAAGAGAAAGAGGCGGAGAACATAAGACAGATGCTGGAGATATCCCGATCTCAGATTAAGACCATGCGGAAACACATGAACGCTCTGGATGAGAACGCGCACTCTGCCACTTATCAGACCTACCGGACAGCATTCGGCCATTCTGATCCCCGCAGAATTCACGGTTCCTCCGAGGCCGCACTGTCCTCGGGTTTACCACAGCCGCCGAGAAGGACGGTTCCAAACAACAACCAAATTCCCACTACAAATGGAAACGTACAGGCAAGGAATCGAGTCACCATCACCATACCCTCTGAGAATATGGTCAGGGCCACCCAGCCCTCTGATAATTTGGTCAGGGCCACCCAGCCCTCTGACAATTTAGTCAGGGCCACCCAGCCCTCTGATAATTTGGTCAGAGCCACCCAGCCCTCTGATAATTTGGTCAGGGCCACCCAGCCCTCTGATCATTTGGTCAGGGCCACCCAGCCCTCTGATAATATGGTAACCGTTAGGGCAACATCAACATCCTTTGACAGTCACGATGATCTGACAACTGTGATCTCCCCGACTCTGGAGGACCGGACATTGACACCCACTGTCTCTGCAATGAACAGTTCATCAGAGCATCTGGAACCTTTGAAAG AGGAGCCCCCAGCCCTCCTAGACCCCAAGGTGTCTGATGAgagccagaggagggaggaggaagaagagtgtCAGGCTGAGTGGACCATAAGTACACAGCCACCAGAGACAAGCACAGACCCGGGGGCCCAGCTGGTCCTCTCCCCTCCCAGGACTGACGGAGCAGACTGCTCTGCCAGGAGTGTACTGCCAtcctcccagcccctgtcccagtTCCAAGTGAAAGAGGAGGAAGCTGAGGTGGAGATCATCTGTATCAAACAGGAACCAGAGGAGGTGGAGACCCTGCTGATAAACCTGGCTGCCGAAGGCTTCAACTCTCAGGGCAACCTTTTAGATAGGCAGACTCAGGGCAACCTCCTCCTGGACAGTCATAGGACCATCCCGGGCTCTCAAAGCCAGAGGGATAGGAGAGCACCCTGTCCACCACAGAGCCAGAGGACCTTAGCAGAGAATACACCCTTCACCTCAGCCGACTCTTGTTCAT ATGGGCTGTCCCAGGCAGTGATGTCCATGTCAGGAGTTGCTCCCAGGCCCATGGTGCGTCCGTGGCCCAAGGACCTGAGTCTGTACGAGGAGTTTAAAATGAGACGAACTGAGCTGAGGAGGAGGAGCCAGACCCgtcagagggagatggagaagaatCTTCCCCAGCCTCTATTAGCTGACCTGGTGAAGGAGAGACGGGAGAAGACCCGGCTCAGAGTGGCCCGCTGGAGAGCCAAGAGGAAGCTGCAGGCCTGTCTACTGACTCAGATGACCCAACAGACACAACACCAACAGACTGGACCTGGACTGGGCCAGGGGAATAGTCTGAACAGTGGGCTGGGGAATCATAGCCAGATTAgccaccacacacaacacaaaaccaCAGGCCCCACTCAGACTCCTCAGAGGAACAATGCTGCCGTCTCTCAATCGCAGTACAATAACAGTTTTTTGTACAACAGAAGTCACTGTGAGACTGGGGCTGGTAACGTTAACTACCCTCCTCTCCAGTTcaactcctcctctctaatgctggGGCAACATGGAGGACACAATATGGTGGAGCACATTATGCAGCCTACAATGACATCATCCTCACAGCAGGGCCTCTCCCTGACAGACTCTGAGCTCTACCAGTAA